Below is a genomic region from Citrobacter europaeus.
CATCGAGTTAACGGATCTCAACCATGGCGCGACCGCCACGAGCTTCCACTAACTCACCAATCGCGGTGAGGTCGATGCCAAACTGCGCTGCCGCCGTTTTCACTTCGGCTTCAGCTTCCGGCGTTACCGCCAGCAGTAGACCACCAGAAGTTTGCGGATCGCAGAGCAGATCGCGTACCGACTGCGGCATTTCACCCATCAGGTGTCCGTAGCTGGCAAAGTTACGCTGGGTTCCGCCCGGCACCGCGCCCTGCGCGATGTATTCTTCAACGCCAGGAAGCTTAGGAATATCCTGGTAGACGATCTGCGCCTGAACGCCCGCGCCCTGACACATCTCGCTCAGATGTCCCAGCAGACCAAAACCGGTAACGTCGGTCATGGCTTTCACGCCGTCGATATCGGCGAATGCCGCCCCTGCAATGTTCATCCGGCACATCACTTCCGTCGCCAGTCCTTTGTGTTCGTCTTTCAGCAGCGATTTTTTCTCTGCGGTAGTCAGGACGCCAATACCCAGCGGCTTGGTCAGGAACAACTTACATCCGGCCTCGGCGGTGCTGTTTTTCTTCACGCGTTCGGTCGGCACAATGCCGGTTACCGCAAGGCCAAAGATAGGTTCTGGGGCATCGATAGAGTGGCCGCCCGCCAGCGCAATACCCGCCTGACGGCAGGCAAAGCGTCCGCCTTCGGTAACTTCGCGGGCGATTTCCGGCGCCAGCT
It encodes:
- the selD gene encoding selenide, water dikinase SelD produces the protein MSEQAIRLTQYSHGAGCGCKISPKVLETILHSEQAKFVDPNLLVGNETRDDAAVYDLGNGTSVISTTDFFMPIVDNPFDFGRIAATNAISDIFAMGGKPIMAIAILGWPLDKLAPEIAREVTEGGRFACRQAGIALAGGHSIDAPEPIFGLAVTGIVPTERVKKNSTAEAGCKLFLTKPLGIGVLTTAEKKSLLKDEHKGLATEVMCRMNIAGAAFADIDGVKAMTDVTGFGLLGHLSEMCQGAGVQAQIVYQDIPKLPGVEEYIAQGAVPGGTQRNFASYGHLMGEMPQSVRDLLCDPQTSGGLLLAVTPEAEAEVKTAAAQFGIDLTAIGELVEARGGRAMVEIR